The following coding sequences lie in one Niabella agricola genomic window:
- a CDS encoding PQQ-dependent sugar dehydrogenase, with protein MRLAALPVLLSMAALFVSCHNEKKKEPPVLNTIQLGQTTLSLTRVANHLNVPWDLQYDRKAHAILFSEIAGVIKRLDLNTYKVSPVARITDVYHQRTTGLLGMALYQPEQGPDYLFLSYTSKTGDRIYSNLLRYTYNNGKLEAPLRLLRIPGNTGHNGSRVLVAKDQKVYWATGDAASDSFAQDSTALNGKILRLNLDGSIPKDNPIPSSYVYAWGFRNMQGLTQSESGAIYTSEHGDAIEDEINLIRPLQNYGWPQIEGKHDTEKEIAIAKRSPRTEPVRSWTPVIAPAGLAWYGSDAIPEWKNSLLLTTLKSQSLRILHLSANGLQITDEAILFANYLGRLRSVLVLPDGTIYFCSSNRDWNPQKGFPKPTDDGIYRLQKTTDTTAPVLRPQKSPVLQEQSGKALYESYCASCHKTDGKGLLNTFPSLAGSRLVNGDANKLLQVLLHGAGGKASDGISYEASMPAFAFLKDEEIRVLTNYIRSSFGNAASHISLETVKNNR; from the coding sequence ATGCGGCTTGCAGCACTACCTGTTTTATTATCAATGGCAGCTCTTTTTGTATCCTGCCACAACGAAAAGAAAAAAGAACCGCCGGTACTGAATACAATCCAGTTGGGGCAAACAACCTTGTCTCTTACCCGGGTAGCAAACCATCTGAATGTTCCCTGGGATCTGCAATACGACCGGAAAGCGCATGCCATCCTGTTTTCCGAGATCGCCGGTGTGATCAAGCGGCTGGACCTCAACACTTATAAAGTGTCTCCTGTTGCACGTATAACTGATGTATACCATCAGCGCACGACAGGTCTGCTGGGTATGGCCCTGTATCAGCCAGAACAAGGGCCGGATTACCTGTTTTTGTCCTACACCAGCAAAACGGGTGACCGCATTTATTCAAACCTATTACGTTATACATATAATAATGGAAAACTAGAGGCGCCGCTGCGCTTACTGCGCATCCCGGGTAACACCGGGCACAACGGCTCCCGCGTGCTGGTAGCTAAGGATCAAAAAGTATACTGGGCCACCGGCGATGCTGCCAGCGATAGCTTTGCGCAGGACAGTACTGCGTTGAATGGAAAGATCCTGCGTTTAAACCTGGATGGCAGTATTCCAAAAGATAACCCCATTCCCAGCAGTTATGTATACGCCTGGGGGTTCCGCAATATGCAGGGACTCACCCAATCGGAAAGCGGCGCCATTTATACTTCTGAACATGGAGATGCCATTGAAGACGAGATCAACCTGATCCGCCCGCTGCAAAACTACGGTTGGCCGCAGATCGAAGGGAAACACGACACCGAAAAAGAGATCGCGATTGCAAAAAGATCGCCCCGCACAGAACCGGTGCGGTCCTGGACACCGGTTATTGCACCCGCGGGCCTGGCCTGGTATGGTTCAGATGCCATTCCCGAATGGAAGAATAGTTTACTATTGACCACCTTGAAAAGCCAGTCGCTGCGGATCCTTCATCTTTCTGCCAACGGACTGCAGATCACGGATGAAGCCATTCTTTTTGCCAATTACCTGGGACGCTTGCGTTCCGTATTGGTATTACCGGATGGTACCATCTATTTTTGTTCGAGCAACCGGGACTGGAATCCGCAAAAAGGATTTCCCAAACCCACTGATGATGGCATTTATCGTTTGCAAAAAACAACCGATACTACGGCCCCCGTATTACGGCCCCAAAAGTCCCCGGTCCTGCAGGAACAGTCTGGCAAAGCCTTATACGAATCCTACTGTGCCTCCTGCCATAAAACAGATGGCAAGGGGCTGTTGAATACGTTTCCATCCCTTGCCGGTTCCCGGCTGGTAAACGGCGATGCAAATAAATTACTGCAGGTGCTGCTGCACGGAGCAGGCGGAAAAGCATCCGACGGCATTTCCTACGAAGCTTCGATGCCCGCTTTTGCATTTCTGAAAGACGAAGAGATCCGGGTGCTTACCAACTATATCCGAAGCAGCTTTGGTAACGCAGCCAGCCACATCTCATTGGAAACAGTAAAAAACAACCGGTAA
- a CDS encoding NAD-dependent epimerase/dehydratase family protein, which yields MQSNLQQLEEALLAPSAALIEDLKHIEGDLMLLGVGGKMGPSMARLALRAIREAGLTKKVIGVSRFSSGTLQQELEAIGVETIACDLLDDAALQQLPRVPNIIYLAGYKFGTSGNEDFTWAMNTFLPGRVAMHFKDARIVAFSSGNVLPFVPVTDGGVSEETAPAPIGEYAQSCLGRERIFQYFSKKNGTPVLIYRLNYAVDFRYGVLVEIAKSVLAEKAIDLTTENVNVIWQGDANEIALRSLRHCTSPATVLNVTGPEILSVRWIAQRFGERFNKVPQFINQPAPTALLNNASACHKLFGYPRTSIREAIDITARWLLEGGELWNKDTHFQERKGNF from the coding sequence ATGCAATCGAATTTACAACAACTGGAAGAGGCCCTTTTGGCTCCTTCCGCCGCATTGATTGAAGATCTGAAGCACATAGAGGGCGACCTGATGCTGCTGGGTGTGGGCGGCAAAATGGGGCCCAGCATGGCCCGCCTGGCGTTAAGGGCCATCCGCGAAGCCGGGCTCACAAAAAAAGTGATCGGCGTTTCGCGCTTTTCATCCGGAACCTTGCAGCAGGAGCTTGAGGCCATCGGCGTGGAAACCATCGCCTGCGACCTGCTGGATGATGCGGCCCTGCAGCAACTGCCCCGGGTGCCCAATATCATTTACCTGGCGGGATATAAATTTGGCACCAGCGGTAATGAAGATTTTACCTGGGCGATGAATACGTTCCTTCCCGGACGAGTGGCTATGCATTTTAAAGATGCGCGGATCGTGGCCTTTTCCTCCGGTAATGTGCTCCCGTTCGTTCCGGTAACAGATGGGGGCGTTTCGGAGGAAACGGCACCGGCACCCATTGGGGAATATGCGCAGTCCTGCCTGGGCCGGGAACGCATTTTCCAGTATTTTTCAAAGAAGAACGGCACACCGGTGCTGATCTACCGGTTGAATTATGCCGTTGATTTCCGGTACGGGGTGCTGGTGGAGATCGCAAAATCCGTACTGGCGGAAAAAGCAATCGACCTCACCACGGAGAACGTCAATGTGATCTGGCAGGGCGATGCCAATGAAATTGCGTTAAGATCATTACGGCACTGTACATCACCGGCTACCGTGTTAAACGTTACCGGTCCGGAGATCTTATCCGTTCGATGGATCGCGCAGCGTTTTGGTGAACGGTTCAACAAAGTGCCGCAATTCATCAACCAGCCCGCCCCAACGGCCCTGCTGAACAATGCTTCTGCCTGTCACAAACTGTTTGGATACCCCCGCACTTCGATCCGGGAGGCCATAGACATCACGGCCAGATGGTTGCTCGAAGGCGGCGAATTATGGAATAAAGACACTCATTTTCAGGAACGAAAAGGAAATTTTTAA
- a CDS encoding dihydrodipicolinate synthase family protein translates to MNTLTAELKAHLHTGVVIPAHPLALFENRTIDEERQRLLTKYYLASGAGGIAVAVHSTQFEIRDPAINLFETVLQWASEEVARAKLTRPFIKIAGICGFTAQAEKEARLAVQYGYDMGLLSMGGLQNWTEEQILERTRIVARILPVFGFYLQPSVGGRVFSYDFWRQFVEIENVMAIKCASFNRYQTLDVMRALANSGRSNEVAMYTGNDDNIVNDLMTTYRFPVNGETVEVDFKGGLLGHWAVWTQKAVQLLEEIKQYKQNPNPDQADALLSKAIKVTDSNAAFFDPAHQFHGCIPGIHEVLRRQGLLKGIWCLNPNEVLSPGQKEEIDRIYRDYPELNDDAFVSDFLSGR, encoded by the coding sequence ATGAATACATTAACAGCCGAACTGAAGGCCCATCTCCATACCGGCGTGGTGATTCCCGCTCATCCCCTGGCATTGTTTGAAAACCGCACTATTGACGAGGAACGTCAGCGCCTGCTCACCAAATATTACCTGGCCAGCGGCGCCGGCGGTATTGCCGTTGCCGTTCATTCCACGCAATTCGAAATCCGGGATCCGGCAATCAACCTGTTTGAAACCGTATTGCAATGGGCTTCCGAAGAAGTGGCCCGGGCAAAACTGACCAGGCCCTTTATAAAGATCGCCGGGATCTGTGGTTTCACCGCCCAGGCAGAAAAAGAAGCCCGGCTGGCGGTTCAATACGGGTATGATATGGGATTGCTGAGCATGGGCGGTTTGCAAAACTGGACGGAGGAACAGATCCTGGAACGCACCAGAATTGTCGCCCGCATCCTACCCGTGTTCGGGTTTTACCTGCAACCCTCTGTGGGCGGCCGGGTCTTTTCTTATGATTTCTGGCGGCAGTTTGTGGAAATCGAAAACGTAATGGCGATCAAATGCGCCTCCTTCAACCGCTACCAGACATTGGATGTAATGCGTGCCCTGGCTAATTCCGGGCGGAGTAACGAGGTAGCCATGTATACCGGTAATGACGACAATATCGTAAATGACCTGATGACCACTTACCGGTTTCCGGTAAACGGAGAAACGGTTGAGGTGGACTTTAAAGGCGGCCTGCTGGGCCACTGGGCGGTATGGACGCAAAAGGCTGTACAGCTGCTGGAAGAAATCAAACAATACAAACAAAATCCTAATCCTGATCAGGCGGATGCATTATTATCAAAGGCGATAAAAGTTACCGACAGCAATGCAGCTTTCTTTGACCCCGCACATCAGTTCCATGGCTGCATTCCCGGCATTCATGAAGTACTCCGGCGGCAGGGATTGCTAAAAGGGATCTGGTGCCTCAACCCGAATGAAGTGCTTTCACCGGGCCAAAAAGAAGAAATTGACCGGATATACCGGGATTACCCGGAATTGAATGATGATGCCTTTGTGAGTGATTTTTTATCGGGTCGATAG
- a CDS encoding SusC/RagA family TonB-linked outer membrane protein, with amino-acid sequence MNPNSRSIRNMLLGTYVLLALPLVPLAGNASSGLPLFSKATRSKAAGTHAVFLRPAAELVTGRITDGNKEPLAGVEVTNLSSRETVVSGKNGEYRINAAPEDQLQFRLVGFKTVTMQASAAREVSLEPQTNEMNEVVVVGYGTQKKVNLTGAVSVVKFDESLASRPNLNLASALVGAASGLNIAQTSAAPGAEGFNLLVRGKGTMNDASPLVVIDGVPGALNDVNPNDVESVSILKDAASSAIYGSRAANGVLLVTTKRGKGDKFTFNYNGYTGMQDVAKHIDFITDMATHMELVNESEGREKYAKTLIDTWRTESAAGNPLYPNTDWYNEMLKKGLLTEHNLSVRGGGEKGNIALSLGYLKNQGIIDHSDYTKYSFRINADMKIKKILTIGGNVFGYWANRDPLDVASFFSTIRNTTPGVIPKYEDGRYGGEMFNGLPAGANPRAYVDNIRGQYERQRLGLKFYGIVNLLKNLEWESSFGFNYNNDRNWEYARPYSLWNLQTNFEYPKKPSINSLFNGSRRDYTTVLNTQLRFRESIKEMHHFTALLGFDQQYNRMDKFDAKKNDILGDDAIYILDAGTNMEAINGSGTDDALQSYFGRLNYDYKSKYLFEANARYDGSSRFARENRWGFFPSFSAGWRVLEEPFAQPLKAVFDDIKIRGSWGRLGNNRIGDYTYQVVYGSYLYPFGGQMQQGVAPKEIANSRIKWETTTATNIGLDITMLKNRLLLSAEYFDKITTDILTKIPIPLVMGNFLPPWQNIAAMKNRGMEFQLTYRNAPGKDWSYQVNANLSTVTNSVSRFNGDTSIDGTTITLEGKPFTSFYVLEFDRIIQDQSEIDRLVADGYTFGTYVGGTPKPGDMLYKDANGDKVFNEKDRVVKNYSSLPKYTYGLNVSIAYKGIDLNIVGQGVGGVKQYWGNDGFNTFNLNEGYLQRTEILNRWTPENKSTVYPRLLTSGSALNTAYSDYWLYNTSYFRVKSLQLGYAFARQMTNRLKIDRLRVYADLENYFTFTDFKGYNPENSGISYPLMKQWIIGLNIAF; translated from the coding sequence ATGAACCCAAACTCACGCAGCATCAGGAACATGCTTTTAGGAACGTACGTTTTATTGGCCTTGCCCCTTGTTCCTTTAGCGGGCAACGCTTCTTCCGGTTTACCGTTGTTTTCAAAAGCCACACGAAGCAAAGCAGCAGGCACACACGCAGTTTTCCTCAGGCCGGCCGCTGAACTGGTGACAGGCCGGATAACCGATGGTAATAAAGAACCGCTGGCGGGTGTGGAAGTAACCAACCTTTCGAGCAGGGAAACGGTCGTTTCCGGTAAGAACGGGGAATACCGTATTAACGCAGCTCCGGAAGATCAGCTACAATTCCGTCTGGTAGGATTTAAAACGGTAACCATGCAGGCAAGCGCCGCCCGCGAAGTATCGCTGGAGCCACAAACCAATGAAATGAATGAAGTGGTGGTAGTGGGTTACGGTACACAAAAAAAGGTAAACCTTACCGGAGCAGTGTCGGTGGTTAAGTTTGATGAATCCCTGGCCAGCCGGCCTAATCTGAACCTGGCATCCGCATTGGTAGGCGCTGCTTCAGGACTTAATATTGCACAAACCTCTGCCGCTCCCGGAGCCGAAGGATTTAATCTGCTGGTACGCGGCAAAGGAACGATGAATGATGCTTCACCATTGGTGGTCATTGATGGGGTGCCCGGAGCTTTAAATGATGTGAATCCAAACGATGTGGAAAGCGTGTCGATACTTAAAGACGCTGCATCTTCAGCCATCTATGGTTCGCGGGCGGCCAACGGCGTACTGCTCGTTACAACGAAGCGGGGCAAGGGCGATAAGTTCACCTTTAATTATAACGGGTATACGGGCATGCAGGATGTGGCGAAACACATTGATTTTATAACGGATATGGCTACGCATATGGAGCTGGTGAATGAATCGGAAGGGCGTGAGAAATATGCGAAAACGCTGATTGATACCTGGAGAACAGAATCTGCCGCCGGAAACCCGCTGTACCCCAATACCGATTGGTATAACGAGATGCTGAAAAAAGGCTTACTTACCGAGCATAACCTGTCTGTGCGGGGAGGCGGAGAAAAAGGAAACATCGCCCTGTCATTAGGCTATTTAAAGAACCAGGGTATTATCGACCATTCCGACTATACCAAATACAGTTTCCGGATCAATGCAGACATGAAAATAAAGAAGATACTGACCATTGGAGGCAATGTGTTTGGGTACTGGGCAAACAGGGACCCCCTGGATGTAGCCAGCTTTTTTTCAACGATACGGAACACCACACCGGGCGTCATACCAAAGTATGAAGACGGGCGCTATGGCGGTGAAATGTTCAATGGCTTGCCGGCGGGCGCCAATCCAAGGGCTTATGTGGATAACATCCGGGGACAATATGAACGGCAACGGCTGGGTCTGAAATTTTATGGTATCGTGAACCTGCTGAAGAACCTGGAATGGGAAAGCAGCTTTGGCTTCAATTATAATAACGACCGGAATTGGGAATATGCGCGGCCCTATTCGCTCTGGAACCTACAGACAAATTTTGAGTATCCCAAAAAACCAAGCATCAACAGCTTGTTTAACGGCAGCAGAAGGGATTATACCACCGTGCTCAATACACAGCTGCGGTTCAGGGAATCTATCAAAGAAATGCATCACTTCACAGCATTGCTGGGTTTCGATCAGCAGTACAACCGCATGGATAAATTCGATGCAAAGAAGAACGATATCCTCGGGGACGATGCCATTTACATTCTGGATGCCGGAACCAACATGGAAGCTATAAACGGATCCGGAACCGATGATGCGCTTCAGTCTTACTTCGGACGGCTGAATTACGACTATAAAAGCAAATACCTGTTTGAAGCCAATGCACGGTATGACGGATCATCGCGGTTTGCCCGGGAGAACCGGTGGGGCTTCTTCCCTTCGTTTTCGGCAGGATGGAGAGTGTTAGAGGAACCTTTTGCACAGCCGTTAAAAGCAGTATTTGATGATATAAAAATCAGGGGCTCCTGGGGACGGCTGGGTAACAACCGGATCGGAGATTATACCTACCAGGTAGTATACGGTTCTTACCTGTACCCGTTTGGCGGACAGATGCAGCAAGGGGTAGCGCCAAAAGAGATCGCTAACAGCCGCATCAAATGGGAAACCACAACGGCTACAAACATCGGACTGGATATCACCATGCTGAAAAACCGGTTGTTGCTGAGTGCCGAATACTTCGACAAAATCACAACAGACATCCTGACCAAGATCCCCATTCCATTGGTGATGGGAAACTTCCTTCCGCCCTGGCAGAATATTGCAGCCATGAAGAACCGGGGAATGGAGTTCCAGTTAACCTACCGGAATGCCCCGGGAAAAGACTGGTCCTACCAGGTAAATGCAAATCTGTCTACCGTCACCAACAGCGTGAGCCGGTTTAACGGAGATACTTCGATTGATGGTACAACGATCACCCTCGAAGGCAAACCCTTTACCAGTTTTTATGTGCTGGAGTTCGACCGGATTATCCAGGATCAGTCCGAAATTGACCGCCTGGTTGCCGATGGCTATACCTTTGGTACCTATGTAGGGGGTACTCCAAAGCCGGGCGATATGCTTTATAAAGATGCCAATGGCGATAAAGTATTTAATGAAAAGGACCGGGTGGTTAAAAATTACTCATCGCTGCCCAAGTATACGTATGGACTGAATGTTAGCATTGCTTATAAAGGCATCGACCTGAATATAGTGGGGCAGGGTGTTGGCGGTGTAAAGCAATACTGGGGTAATGACGGGTTTAATACCTTTAACCTGAACGAAGGCTATCTGCAACGAACGGAGATACTGAATCGCTGGACCCCGGAAAACAAATCGACGGTTTATCCGCGGCTGCTTACTTCGGGCTCGGCGCTGAACACGGCTTACAGTGATTACTGGCTCTACAATACTTCCTACTTCCGGGTAAAGTCACTGCAATTGGGATATGCGTTTGCTAGACAGATGACCAACAGGCTTAAAATAGACCGGCTAAGGGTATATGCCGACCTGGAAAACTATTTTACATTCACCGATTTTAAAGGATACAATCCGGAAAACTCCGGGATCTCCTATCCGTTGATGAAACAATGGATCATTGGTTTAAACATTGCATTTTAA
- a CDS encoding Nramp family divalent metal transporter: MQTAPSNKPSFFKKWISILGPGIITAALVFGPSKMTITSKMGADYGFSLIWVIVAAIFFMMVFTNMAARIGAQSDVSLLTLIRNKFGKATAAIIGIGIFLVAVCFQSGNATGVALSLSESMGIPPKISILIFTLIGILLLFFRSFFLVLEKLMLALIIIMLFAFLSTAVMLRPSLAEIAAGLVPRIPDGALGLVIAFTASCFSIVGALYQSYLVQARRKLSPGGQLSGNEILGSRVGIIILGLMSTAVLICAGNILHPQGIKINSAAEMGKALEPLLGSYASHLFFAGLFGASFSSLIGNAVLGGSLLGDTFGFGNNLNNTTVKLFISLVMIFGSVIAYVFGSLPLELIVFAQSITIFLVPFIGIILFLVANDPVIMKEQKNKPLTKVWAIIGLAILLILAVSNFIKLVK; encoded by the coding sequence ATGCAGACCGCTCCTTCCAACAAACCCTCCTTTTTTAAAAAATGGATCTCCATCCTGGGGCCGGGGATCATCACGGCCGCGCTGGTATTTGGTCCCAGCAAAATGACCATTACTTCTAAAATGGGCGCCGATTATGGCTTCAGCCTTATCTGGGTGATTGTAGCCGCCATTTTTTTTATGATGGTTTTTACCAATATGGCCGCCCGTATCGGAGCGCAAAGCGATGTTTCGCTGTTAACACTGATCCGCAATAAATTCGGTAAAGCCACGGCTGCCATCATCGGTATCGGCATTTTCCTCGTAGCCGTCTGTTTTCAATCTGGTAACGCTACCGGCGTAGCGCTGTCGCTTTCCGAATCGATGGGTATTCCTCCCAAAATAAGCATCCTTATTTTTACCCTGATCGGCATTCTACTTCTGTTTTTCCGCTCTTTTTTCCTGGTACTGGAAAAGCTGATGCTGGCGCTGATCATTATCATGCTGTTTGCATTTTTATCTACCGCCGTCATGTTGCGTCCATCTCTTGCTGAGATTGCCGCAGGCCTGGTGCCCCGCATTCCGGATGGAGCACTGGGACTGGTAATCGCATTTACCGCTTCCTGCTTTTCCATCGTGGGCGCTTTATATCAAAGTTACCTGGTACAAGCACGCCGCAAGCTGTCGCCCGGCGGGCAACTTTCCGGCAATGAGATCCTGGGCAGCCGCGTGGGCATCATCATCCTGGGGTTAATGAGTACCGCCGTATTGATCTGTGCCGGTAATATCCTGCACCCCCAAGGCATCAAGATCAACTCCGCTGCAGAAATGGGAAAAGCCCTGGAACCTCTGCTGGGTAGTTATGCTTCCCATCTCTTTTTTGCCGGTTTGTTCGGTGCTTCTTTTTCTTCGCTGATTGGCAATGCCGTACTGGGTGGTTCCCTGTTGGGTGACACATTTGGCTTTGGCAACAACCTGAACAATACAACAGTAAAACTATTTATTTCGCTGGTAATGATCTTCGGCTCGGTCATCGCTTATGTATTCGGCAGTCTTCCGCTGGAGCTGATCGTATTTGCCCAAAGCATCACCATCTTCCTGGTACCGTTTATCGGCATTATCCTTTTCCTGGTGGCCAACGATCCGGTAATCATGAAGGAGCAAAAAAACAAACCCTTAACAAAGGTTTGGGCGATTATAGGCCTGGCCATACTGCTAATCCTGGCCGTTAGCAATTTTATTAAACTCGTAAAGTAA